One Dermacentor albipictus isolate Rhodes 1998 colony chromosome 10, USDA_Dalb.pri_finalv2, whole genome shotgun sequence genomic window, taaaatttgtgCGTAAATATTCACGTCATTGTAAATTACGAATTATCACTAAGTTCTCAAGGCATGTCCTTGTAGTTTCCGGGCGTACACCAGTTTCCCGATATGCGTTCCGAAAGAACGCGACGAACTGCATTGACCTTGCAGCTAAATTTCCCTGGCCCTGCTTAGACCATTCTGTTTTAAAAAGAATCTAAGTGAAACGAAATCGCATTTTACCGCAAATATAACGGCGCTTATCCTAACGCTGGCGCTGCGCTGGTTTCAAGGTTCTCTCCAATTGTGCGTGCCTAGAGAACTAACTAACACCAATTTGGAGATAGAAAGGTTAGCACTCAAGTAGCTACAGAAACAAGTTTGCAAAATCTACAACATGCGATGATTTTCCAAACTGCGttaaggtgaaaaaaaagaacCCACGCACACACTTCCTATTTTTATCTATTGTACTCATATAGAGAATATTCGGTGTTGCCTTCAAGGAATGCAAATGATGGATTAGCGCCTGCTAAGTGCATTTCTGCTTTCCTCGAGAAGgctgtcataacgtctgtcgatgtTAGACAAAATGGGTGAAGAGATATGCATAACTTATTGTTTAACGTTCATACTAAACGACAAGTACATGCTATTTTAAAGAAAATGCCCGAAGGTGGCAAGGCCCTTCAATCGGAGATAAGAGCAATGGATGGATTTTTTATGCACGAAAGCGTACCGAGTTCACTAAAGCGGTGCAGTAGGCTCGCTAACAAATTGGTGCACCAGTTACATCAGTTCTTGTCGCGGTTGATTTCGTTTGCGTTATGAAAATAATATCTGAAGCTTCAGGTAGAATAGAGCCTACTGATGTAGCGTGCACAAAAGTAGAACCATATAAACCCTATATATTTAATAAACTGCATGATCCGGCTGTGAAGGAGGATAACagtaatgacgatgatgatgttgttgtcaTTTTCTGCAGGTGAATCTAGAAGTTAAAGTCATGCACCGCTACGCCCGAATGCCTGCTTTCAGGAAAGTTCGTCACTGTTCAAATACGGCTGAACATGACGACTCATGCAGTGAGGCGGGAAAGGACTTACTGCTTACTTTGTAACCCTGTTATCGCGACTAAAAGTTGATTTCTTAGGCTGCGCACCTGTAAGCAATAAATCGCAAAGTTTTTGGTGCCAGCGAGGTATTTTAGGCGGAACAACTGGCAGGTGATTGAATGGCACTTTTCGTTATAAGTAAACGATGCTCAGCTTGGCTGCAAATCAAAATAATTTGGTGCCTATTTTCCTGCCTAAAGACGACGTACAAGGCAGCAAATTCACTAGCCAGAATTCCTAGCGAAAGTCTACCCATACAGAAttctataatattttttttatatttatcaTTGATGACTGCAGGGTCACTGTGACATAGCTGCTAAACAAAACGGCTCGTGCTTGTTGCTACTTCAGGAAGGTATTTTAACGCCCACTATATTTCTTCTTCAACTATTCAAATAACCCGTTTACTAATGCCATAATAAAACGCTCATGTTTTTTATTTGACCACAATGGCTGCCTGCGGTACTTCTAGGTTAATTGAATTAATGTTACAGTAACTCTCTCTTCAGCTGTGCATGTTCGTCATCCTGGTTGTCGCTGCTACGGCAAGCGCTGGCTACTACGGGGGCTACGGTCACGGACATGGAGGCTACAGCCATGGTATCACGCACCATTACGATAACCAGAGGGCGCACTACGGCTACGGAGGCTATGGTGGCTACGGAGGATACGGCCGCGGCTACGGCGGATACGGCGGATACGGCGGATATGGCGGATACGGTGGATACGGCGGCTACGGCCACGGATTCTACGGCTAGGATCTTCAACCGCTGACTGAAGTTTGATGTGTGGAGGACGTGATCACCGACAATAAAAAGAGTGATGGTCGTGCCCTTCGAAACTAAGACGTGTTGACTTTTtctccaacgcctctctctctctctctctcgcacaagAAAAGCCGCGTTCGCATTCAAGTGAAGCGATCCTCTCGGATGCTTTGTGAGAAGATCGCCGGGAAGTACAACAGTGTATCACTGCTCATTCAGACGACGGCCGTACTGTAAAATCAACTGCTCCCAATCAGACGCATTTACAGTTAAATAAGGCTCTTGCACTAATTGGTGCTACGTCGTTCAGTTTGATACCCTACTTTGCGCGCGAAGGACAGCACTGCTAAGCTCGCCTGTCATTCTTCCGTCATCATTCGTTCTTGTCGTCCTCCTTAGTGTTGTCCTTCGGACATAAACCAGCTCAGGAAACCGAATGAATTACCACAATTTGGGTGGAGTAGCCACCCTCCGACAATAACATCCGGCAACCAAGGAGGTAGAAGGTAGAAGCTGCCGGTGGGAGGAAAAAATAACAACAGTGACCACTACAACCTAATGACCAcgcataaaaaaaagttttttttttcgtggtctcAATAATAGCATGCTCTCTGGGGAatattggccaagaagcaggcgggaTTTATTCATTATAAAGTATATGACATGAACTTGAACTTGGAATATTACAGTATGTGTGGGTGCTGTTTCCAGCGAGATATAAAAAAATTTCAATAATGAATACTGATGTGATCAGAACGAAGCGATAGACACTTCCGATACTTTCCCACGATGGTAGCTTTTTTTGGTGTGGATCAAGTTGTAAATGTTGACTGATTGCTGTCGCTAACAAAGATGCGCCAAGGGAGAGAATTACACGTGAAGGAAACCCAAATAGTGTTCAGTCATCTTCCTCAGAATGAAGCTAGAGACGTTTCCGGAACTTTCGCACTCTAATCGATTTTTGTCGTGGATAAAGCTACCAATGGCGATAAGAGCGTTCCTCTGACTGACGGCTAGAAAAGATGGGTTAAGGGAGAGAATGACAGGTGAAGAAAGGCCAATTGTCAAAGGAAAACTTCTGAACCAGAAGGCACTTTTTCTTTGACGTTCGCTTATTAAAACCTcaccatatattttttttgtattaacAACCAGCGGCATAACAGAAGGTTATACTCAGTAGACAGAGGTTCAAATTGTTTGAACGGATTGTATCCCGCTGATCCCCCAGCCACCTTCCATCTTGTTTTTCGTTaattaacaaataaaaaaacCGCAGATGGTCAAAATGAAGCAGGGACCATCGACTACGGTGTATTTCGTAGCCTTTGTGATGGCTCTGGGACGTCACTCTTACAAGCGTTTCTTCATGACAGATGCCGGTACATGCAGCAACAGCTACAGAGTTACTAATAGTTGCCAaaattatttcttattttttttcgttgttgacAGATAACTTATCTTAATCCCCGGACCATGATTGTCTTCCGAGAAGACTTAAGTGTGCCTTGTTAAAACCTTCATATTAACTGCTGCTATACTAGCGATTTCCATTAGCATCTCTTTCAAaacggggcggcgacaaatagtcccCTGTCGTCTTTCAGGTAATCAGGCTTCGCTAAACGCATCGGAGTCTAGAATTTCGCCCATCTGTCCTCGATTGTCCATCTTCTCATTAAAACCTCTATCTCTGCATTGTACGGTCACTTTTCAACCACCCCGGCTTTATCCATCCCTTCCGTGATTTTCCGAACGGCGCCGGCTTATCTCGACCACCTCCCCGTTTAATGCTTCCGTCCTCTTTGAATCCCAGCTCTCCTGGAAGGTGGGCGTTCTCTGCGGTACCTTTTGGGTGACTATCTCGGCATAACATGACGACGTGTTGGGCCGTCTCTGGACTTCTGCTACAGCTGACAGAGGCGCCACACTGTGGCGTATGTTTGCTACAGCATGTTCTTGTCCTCAAGCCGTCAGCTCGAGCCtcgaatagcaaggcactgcccatTGGGTTATTGTACTGATTTTCCGCCAATATAATGCTTTGTCGCAGTTGTAAACGCCCATGTCATTTTTTGCTTGCATTATTTTTGCACCCCCCTTGTTGCTCTCACTTTCTGTTTGATCAATTCAGGTAGTGCACTTGTGCTTTCAATTACCCCGTACTTGGTTTCCAATTTTCCTTACCTCTTCATTCGTTACGTGTCCAAACGATTGAGGTAACGATGTTTGTGAACATTAACCACCCATTTCTTTTAAGCAATATTCCTGAGGCTTTCCTCAAAACAATTTTGCACAACGCTTCTTTGACCTCAAACTAGGTGCTACGCATGTGATCGTGCACGGCCTTACGTGTTGCTTTACTGGGAGTATCCTACGCCAATTGACCCGGTCACTTTTGGTTAGCTTCCAACTTGAACAAGATTTTTGATTTTAAGcccagaatggcatttgcgaacaaCTAGGAGTGGCACCATTATTCCTTTCCAGATGCCTTGCATTTCCTCATATTTACTGTCGCCCCAAATTGCTCCATATTTgattattgctgcattccacaTCTCCTTCATTCTCGAACTATCGTCGTGGAAGCTTTAGGTCTTTCCTTCATTTATGTGTACACCAGGGTATTTGCATTGCTAGACAGTTGGCATGGTTTCCTGTTGAATGGATACCGCGTAGTTACTCGTCAATACATTATAGCTCACAGTTCCCGATTTATCTGTGCTAAACCTAAGACCTagattcagtttcagtttattattcctTATATACAATGAATGGGTAAGATGCAATATACAGATGAGATTTCAAGGTCAAAGAccgcaacgggaccctcggttaataataacaatggagAGACGCATGAAAGATGAGCAAGCTaagtaaaagaaacaaacacaatcgcgaaaaatacaacatagaaaaattaaataaacgaAAACAATTGTCAGTATACAAGGCTCTATTCAACAAAATAATTGTAGGTGAACTGCCACTTACATACGCAAGTCTCTGCAAATTGGTTGCATCGTAAACTTTTTGAACTATGTCGTCCGAATGCATCAGCCCAGTGACCTTCTGTTACACCCTTTGCGCATTACGAATGTAAGATAAGTCACAACCCAATTCACCATTTTTCTGTCGTCTTTCTACGCCCTGACAAAgagcgtgaacaacaatggaaaGAGATGAATCCTTGTTTCAGTCCTCGGTgaattttcttttattatgtgGATTCCTTAAATTTCCAACTGCCTTACACTCCGTTGCCCATATATATGCCCTTTGCAGCTCCGCAAAATTGTCATATATGCTCTCGTGCTTGGAAATATCCCACAGAAATTCCCTGCTTACGTTGCTTCAAGCTCTCTTCTTATCTAGAAATGCTCTGCGCAAAGGTCTGTTCTTAGCTACTGAAGTATCTATgcacacaaaacaaaaatattgccCTCCAAGCATCTCTAGCCAGAAACTATTTTTCTCCAGCCACTTCAGCAGTTCTGATTTCATGGCTTGCATTGTATTTCTACGTTTTCCCGACGTTACCATAACTGGTCTGTACAAACTCGCCTTATCATTTGCCCTTGTCGATAAGGTTCGTCCTGATTTCACGTCTCTCTTTCAGAATTTTCTTTCGTTTAATCACTTGATCTATGGCACTAATTAGCTGCGCCTTCCTGTTTGGACCCAGCCGTTTGGATTAGCTTTGGATTAGATATTTTGATTTCATCATATCTTGATTCCGTTTAGTTAAGGACGTTATCAtcgttttttttaattgaaatttTTTTGCGTGGTGAAACCCATGGTTGCTGCACCGTGAAAGGCGCAATGTCTTTGGCGGTCGAATTGTCAGTGGCTGCAGTTGACGCATGTGGTACAGAGCTCATACGTTTACGATCGCTGCGGCAATGTTTAGTAGCGCCATGTAGCATGTACTCCGCCATTGACAACCATTGCAGGTGAAATGCTGGTGCACGCATTCGCGCCGTTTTCTACCTGTTTTGGATAATTAGACCAATGACACTAAAGAAATAAGGTTTCAGGTAAGTATCTCGGAGGCACATATGACGCCCAAAAGGCTTCACGTTCCAGCAAAAACCCACAGCATGACTTACCATCGCATGTAAAGCATGAACAGTAATAAAAACAGAACCTCGCATATACATAGAAAGTGAGCAAATGTGCCGTAAACCAATTACCTTCCAATTTTGGAAATAAACGATATGATGCGGCTTCTACGTCAATCGCGAGAATAAAATCCTTTGTGAACATATGGAGCCCTCATCTGCACTTTGACATATTATTGCGGATTTGTTTCTTCGTTCCTTCCTCTATTTCTtagatatttttttattgtttattagGCTGACTGCTGAAGCAGAATATATCTTTAACCTTTTACGTGTAATATTTATTATCATTATCTTTATTTTGTAACAATTTCGCATCCTCATCTTAATTAGGACATTTGCTAGCGCCGCCCGCTACTTAAGTGGCCACTGCGCTTCAGTGACACTCTGCGGCGATTCTCGAGAAGCatatccagtggcgtagcaacagggggggccggggggccgtgggccccgggtgcaaggggccagtgaggggggggggtgtcatatacgtctgaagacacccctctttccgccggctacacccagcgagaagtgggggggggggggaggtgacagaagacctatggacCAAGGGTGCCACgcaacctagctacgccactgagcgTAGCGCATTGGTCAGTTGAAGAGGGGCGCTGTGGTCAGATCGGTGTAGTAGTGGACGAAGTCAAACAATggagacttttagcctgtccgctagtCCGGCAAACGGGGGCCGTTTCGGTGGattgccggatggtcgggggcgtaaacgtgagccggcgcagcggtgcagccgcctggtgttgcagagctcaaccagacaaacacagagctaaaatttcagtaacctactttattctgcttcgccgCAGGTGCAAACTTTCGACAGCGGCGTACTTGTgctcacaattacgccgctgtcgaaactTTACACCCCAGgcaagaagaatatagtaattggctctgtctTTAGGTGGTCCAGCTGCTCTGTCCAGCTGGCGCCAGCAAtgtggccgctcacgtttacgcccccgctcacCTGGCAAACCgtccgcgcttgccggaataccggacgcattCTCTATTATTTAGAGAGTACCACGTTGGCTAGTCCCTCCAAGTGGGCAGATTCCACTGCCCATGCAGCCATCACTACCCCCACCACTACCATCATCATCAAAGCCGCTCACGTTTGCTAAAATTCTCCATTATTTAGAGAATAACAGGTTCGCTAATCCCTCCAAGAGGGCACATTCCACTGCCTTTTCAGCCaacactacccccccccccccccacacacacacacactaccaTAATCATCAGATTTAGAGCGAATGCGGGTCTTTGGCACagacgaagaagaagaggagaaggaggaagaGCGGGAAGATGCGCCATGGTGGACGCCACCAAGTCCGCGGGAATTCGGCGGCCCCTGGACCGGGCGGCCGTGATGGTGTGCGCCGTGCTGCTGGTGCTCGTCGCGCCTCTGGCGCTGTGGTTGCTGGCGGCGTTCGTGGCTCCCGCCGGGCCCCCGGTGCGCACCAACCGCAGCGGCCCCAACTGCGCCTCTGCCACGGTGCACGAGCTGGCCATCATCGGCAACGCGAGCCTGAACCCGTGCGACGACTTCAGCCACTACGCGTGCTCCGACCGCCAGCTGCTGGTCAGCCACGACGTGCGCCGGGACGAGTTCCTCAAGGCCGTCGTCAACCCGACGTTGCAGGCAcggttaatatatatatatatatatatatatatatatatatatatatatatatatatatatatatatatatatatatatatatatatgatttcctgtatggatggatggatggatggatgcgaaactttaataaggtcctgaggtacgcgactcagcgcgctgcgggccgctcccacgttgggacagtcaggccttgcccgaccgccgcatcgtgggccctctggacaggcCATAGTTGCACCCctgcatcagggctcttgatagcggagagccacttgtcttcattgatttcttctgtgcctcgtaccgaggggcaacgccagagcatatgatctaggctagcgatgtcattgcaatgcctgcaagaactagtggcataggtgtcgggataaattttgtggaataaagccgggctgggatatgagcctgtttgcagtaatctgagggtcaatgcctgcgttctatttaacttcttgtgtggaaggggaaactctctcctgccgagataaaagtgctgcgcaatttcgttatatgtggtcggttgatctctattctccaccgctgcgggccggcgttggagttctccatggtcgcggaatgACTTGCTATATTTGCGATTTGCGATTTGCGCAATACAATTACAGAAgcgtacgcatttgggctggttgagTCGTGTCTTGAGCAGCAACAGCGCCAAGGAAGAGGACGTATACGAAATGGACACACAATGGCGCTGCCAATCAATTAAATGTTGATTTTGTGCATGCCTAAGCTTTCCTTCCACTTATTCTGAAGCAGATAAGATCCCTATCGGAGTGACTTTGTTCCATATCACTTCCACGCGTGCTTCCTTTCCGagtgttttgtttttgctgcaaaGTGGTGCGTTCTATATGCCGTTTGAAAGAATAAAATCTAGGCTaatagtcagcgccgttgtctttACCTTTGTTACACCCTGCTCCTTTTCGCTGCTTCCGCTCAACACAGTTGCAGTGCAGTCGACACTatcatttcctttattttttgtttaatttAGTAAGCAGCTAATTACTATTACTACGCCTGAACCCGAGGCTCACAGTCCCTGTCAAAAGTTTGAAAGCACTTCGTCAGCGTGAATATTGGCCACCGAACGTTGGGGCGCTGATAATGGAAAGTACATCTGGATTTCATAAGCCTTTTGCGGATGCCTAGCCTATTCAGTAGCGCAAATTCTTTTCTTTCAGCGTGACTCTGGGGGTAAAAAAACATTTGGAGTGGCCAGGGAGCCAGCGTTCCGCTACAGGTGGTCTTACAGGCGCAGTGTATTCGGAACTTTCGATAAATGCTTTGCTTGTGTGCGATGAAAGCGCCTGTTGTGCAGCTTTCAAACAATTTGCGCGTATGACCGCAGCTTATGTACAACGCCCGTCATGCGATCCCCAGTGCTGTTGAATTCTAGAGCCCCGCAATTGCTACATCTCCCAAATTGTCGGCATGCTCTTCACCGAACTAATATACTTTGGATCGTTGTAGCATAGAGAGCTGACTTATTTGGCAGCTCAAACGTATACTTTGGTTGAAGAACCACCGCGACCTAAACTTTATACGAAATCTAGGGGCCTCTACTTCATATGTTAGGCTACGGGCCAGTGGGTGCGGGAGATGGCTGGCCTTGGAAACCTCTAATGCCCCAAAAATTTTGAGGCGCGAAAGCACTCACTTTCAGAAGCCTGGCTTCCAGAAGGCAGCGTATCCAAATGGCGGAGTCTTCAACGAACACCACTCCCATAGCAGTAGGACTGATCTTTTGCGAAAGGCTGCAGACTCAAGCTTGAAAGAGCGCGAGGCTTGAATATCTATATGACCTGAGCTTGCGAAGCGTCGCCTCCTCCCGTTTAAGTTTTGACGAGAACCTTGAATAAAGTGAGAAGGATCACAAGTTGCCATACTGAGGGGAACATTAGATGATATTATGACAAAATTGCGCGCAAGAACTACATCTCGTGTACATTTGGACGCTTCCACGCCTTGCAGTAGTTACTGCTGTTGAATCCGCCAACAGCTGAAGTGAGGCCACGAAGTGAGCGTGGCATAGACGCCGCACCATAAGTTGACGTGCCTTCACGAAGGCGCATCCCAAATGACGTTAAATGTCTTCTGTGTTTAGAACAAAAAATATTACTGCACAGGTGATCGAAAACCAATGAGTGTAAGAGACCGATAAGgataaaaaaatgacaaaaaaccAAGCCTTCAAGGTGCAAGTACGGTGAACTGTAGTGTGCAAAACAATCACAAAACGGTGCAGAGGCTTTGCTTGCCTAGTCGACGAGATTTGTACAACTTCTACAGTGATGTGTCACAAGTATACACACGCAATAGCAAAAATGACGGAGAAATGATGATAAAACTGCTTTtatgaagaggaagctttagctgtgAACCAACTACGACGCCGCCTATCCAATGATGTGCAAAACTCAGAACTgcctttctgagataacccctaggCCCATGTGACAACAGACGTTCCGGGTAACGTGTGTATTGACAGGCTGGTACCGGTGGCGTCGTGCAAGGCCTCAGATCCTCAAAAAGACATCTCGGCTCCGGTTTATGATTACGATGAAGGGGGGTCCATTGTCCGCCGAGAACGACGACAAGCAGTCCAACTGACACTACCCGAAAACCCGGCACCCATCCGTGCGAACTTTCCTCGGGCAGCAGTCACCCGTCTGCGTCCTGTCCTTACAGGCACAGGTGGTTACCCCTGAGTGGCGCCAACGCATCGGCTTCGCATGGTTAGAGGACTGCCTATACTGCATTGACCGCGGCCAGCGGACCTGCAAGCATATCATGTTGGCTTGCGCTGGTCTCGCTCGGCAGTGCCAAGAAACCCTGGAAACCCTGGAAACCCTGGAATAGGCTGTTGGACTTGAACGCCTGGTTCCATCCTACTACTGAATCGGATGTGCTAGTCCTGTTGTTTGACAGCCTGTTGGGCTTTATCCGGGAAAGTAGTTTGCAACACTTTATTGAGCCTTACCGTATGCCTCTTCCTCCTTTCCCTTTTATCTATATGTCTTCCGTCGAGGGCGATCGCCTTCTTATCGAAAGTAAAGATTTTACCGTCACCACCAGCAGCCCAATGGCGATGGCATTGCGCAGCTCAGCTCGAACTTATGGGTTCGATCCCCGCCTCTGCGACTGCATTTAGATTAGAGCAGAATGTAAGAACGCTTGTGTACTTCGATTTGCTTTCACGTTAAGAagcccctggtggtcaaaatgaatccgtaGTCACcaaatacgg contains:
- the LOC139051080 gene encoding neuropeptide-like protein 31, producing MKALLCMFVILVVAATASAGYYGGYGHGHGGYSHGITHHYDNQRAHYGYGGYGGYGGYGRGYGGYGGYGGYGGYGGYGGYGHGFYG